Below is a genomic region from Cellulomonas sp. P24.
GGACCCCGGACCACTGGGCGTGGCGCTCACCCGGCCCGACGTCGTGCTCATGGTCATCGCCGACGGGATCCACCTCGACCCCGTCGTCCTGACACTGCTCCAGCAGGCGGCACCTGGGCGCATCGGCCTGATCACCGACAGCATCGTCGCGTCGGGACTCGGCGACGGAACCTACCGCTACGGACCCATCGAGGTGACGGTCGCCGGTGGCAAGGCCACGACGGCTGACGGTCGACTCGCCGGCAGCGTCGCGACGATGGACACCGCAGTCCGCACAGCGGCGTTGCGGTGGGGTGCAGACCGCGCACTCGCCGCTGCGACGAGCGTGCCGGCCACGCTCATCTCGCGCCCGGACCTCGGTCGTCTCGCGGTGGGCGCTACAGCTGATGTCGTCGTCCTCGACGACGCACTCGTCGTCCGACGCACGTTCTGCGCGGGACGCCTCGCTCATGAAGCATCCGGGGATCGAACCCTCTCGACCCGTTGACTACCCGATACGCGGCGGCGAGCTCTGCTGGAGTGCGGCCGCCCACGGCTCGTGACGGCTGGGCGCAGCATGGGCGCGCCGATGGGTGACCTCGTGGGTGAGGTGATGAGAACAGATCGTTCCGGTCGCGCACGAGAGTGACTCCCCGCATGAGGTCGGGCTGTCACGGCCGGTGCAGCGTGCGCATCGGCGCCTCACCTGCCCCCCGCAACGACGACGAGCTCTTCTCTCTCGCCCGAGGGCACCACGAACGAGGTCAGGAAGTGGGTGAGGAGCTCGTCGGTGAGGGGGAAGGCGGCGTTGGCGTCGAGGCGCCCTGCCCGTAGGACAGCCGTTCTCGCAGGACGGCTTCGTCCGCCGTGAGGTAGACCAGTCGCCAGCGGCCGCCGGCGTGCTCGACCAGGTGCTTGCACTCGTCACGTCGTGCGCGTTGCCACAGGCTCGAGTCGAGGACGACATCGTGGCCTTGTGCCACGAGTTCGGTCAGGCGTTCGTCGAGGGACCGGGTCGCGTCCGCGCTGTGGGTCTCGTAGGTGGAGGAGTCGTAGTCGATGCCGAACCGGCCGAAGCGTTCCCAGATCTCCTCGTCGACCGAGAGCCGGACGTAGCCCTGCGCCGCGAGCGCCCGGGAGTACGTGGTCTTCCCCGATCCGGCCACCCCGCACAGCAGGACCACCTCCGGGCGACGGTCCTCCTGAGTCATCTCACCAGGATCACCGGCGCCCCGACCGTTGTCACCTTCCGCATCGCAGTGACCACACAACGCCATACCGGTCAGTGCGCGATGGGTCCCGTGTCGTCGCGGAACCCGCTGCTGGCGCGTCATTCCGGGCTCCGCGGACGAGCACGCGCACCGCGTCACTGCAGGCGACGTGGGGTGTCACGACCTCGTCGTGCTGGTTCGAACGGGACGTCGAGTCCCACCTTGCCGTCGCGTCCGACGACTAGTCTGGCCGGGTCGACGGCGCACGCAGCGCGCCGAGGGGGGAATCGGCAAGAAGACCGATGGACGAATTCGTGAACGAGGCACCCGCTCAGGGGCGTGTGCCGGACGGCGCCTTGGGCATCACACAGCCGGTGAGCAGCGGTCGGTCCGCCCCGTCCTGGGCTGAGGTCCTGGTGGGCGCGGTCGCGGCAGTGGTCGGGCTGGCGCCTTGGCTCATCGCCGGCGCGCGCCTGCCCTTGCAGAACCTCTGGGAGGGCGGGATCCCGGTCGATGCGCCCGTCGTGCTGCTCCCCTTCAGCCAGTACAAGGTGACGTCGATCTTCGCGTTGCTCGTCGTGGGCGGGGCGCTCGCGGGCGTCGCGGCGCGCGTGCTGGTCTCTCGCGGCGATGGTCGGGGGTCGGCGCTGCGGGTGGGCAGTGGGCTCCTCGCCGTACAGCTGTTCGCTGCCGTGCAGACCGTCACGGCCGTGGGCACGGGCCTGCGGGGCGGGCGGGACTCGGCGGTGTACCTCGCGGGGATCGGTGGCGGGCTCGCCTGCTGCCTCCTTGTCAGTGTCGGCGCGTTCGCCCTCATCGCGCTGGCTCCGCGTGCCGGAGCGCTGGTCGGCCTGGCGATCGGCGCGATCGCCACCGGGCTGTGGCTGCCGATCGCCTTCATCGACCCGACCGGCTCCACGTCGGCCCCGATGTGGCTCCTCCGCGCGTTCACCTACGCCTTGCCGATCCTCGTCGGGGTGGCGATCGCCTGGGCCGGCGTGCGGACGGTCGGCAGGGCCGTGTCGGCGATGGCGAGTCTCGCGCTGGTCTGGCTGGCTCCGCCCCTCACAGCAGCGGTCGGGAATGCGCTCGGCTCGCGCATCCTCGCGCGTGACCTGGCGGGAATGCTCGACTACGGCGTGGGCATCTTCCGGCAGTACGCCACGGACGCCACGCTGGTACGAGAGCCGCTGGCCCTCGCGGTGGCCGTAGCGGTCGTCGGGCTCGTCGGGCGCGGGGTTCTCGTGCGGCGGTCGGAACTCGCACCGCGCACGTGTTGACGCAGTCCGCCGGCGTCGATCAGGCCTCGCCGGAGGCCCCGTACAGTGCCCGTCCTGCTTCGCCGTGGTGACCGCGACGTGGAAGGTCGTCGTGCGGTGGTCGGCGAGACCGGACCAGGGAACCGGTGGCCGTGCGCGCTGTCCGGGGCGCGGACCTCGGAGGTCGGCAGGTGCATGGTGCGCGTGCGCGGGTCTCACCACCCCCAGGAGGCGTCCGGGTGCAGGTCCGGGCAGTCCGAGGCGCCGTCCGCGAGCTTCTCGAAGTGCCACATCTCGTTCGCGTAGGTGCGGCACAGCCCGAACTCCCGTGCGTGCGTACCGAGCCAGAGCGCTCCTGCGGTCGGGCCCACGTCGATCGCGAGCCCCTTCACGTGCTCGGACGTCTCCGGTGGCAGCGCCCAGCGGTGTGCCTCGGTGACCGATCCGTAGTGGGCGATCGACTGGTCGACCAGGACCTGCTGCTCCGCGGCGGACCGCCACCCCGATGTGAGGGTCAGCTCGACGCCGTCGGCCGCAGCGGCTCGCTGCGCTGCCGCGAACCGGCGCGCGAGCTCCGCGTCGAGCCGGGTGGCGGTCTCCTGCTGGTGCGTCGGGTCCTCGACCGGCGGCTGCGGGCGTGCGGACGGCGGCGCCGCAGCAGAGACGGGCACTCCCGCGGTCGCCAGGCCGTTCACTGCGCCCCGGGCTGCTGCCGTGTCGGGTCCCCACAGGAAGTACCCGACACCCCCGGCCAGCACGGCCAGCAGCGCGAATCCGGCAGCTGAGCGCCGGCGCCGTCGAACCTGTGAGGCGCGTGAGCCGTTGATGTACGTCGTCATACCGACAGCGTCGCGGGAGCGGGGTACCAGCCGCGTCGCCCGGTGGGCCCATCGAGCCTCTGCGGCGGGCCACCTTGTGGACCCCCGCCGGTGATCCGCAGGTGGAGATCGGGGCGCACGGGCCCCACCCTGGGGTGGGCGTGATGCGGGCAGGGACCATGCCGGCGACGGCCGCGGGGGCTGCGGGGCGCGGCGTAGCCTCGCCGTGTGGCGACGTCTGCTGACTCCCGGTCCGTACGGCAGGACGTCGCCGTCGCTGTCGCCGTCGGTGCACTGTGGTTCCTCACCGTGTCGGTGGCCTCCGGCTGGGACTACTGGCACCCGCTGTGGATCACGTCGTACTGGTGGGCCGGGGTCTGGCTCGTGATGACGTTGACATTCCGCAGGCTCGCGCCAGGAGTGGCGTTCTGGGCGACGTCCGTCGTCTACCCGGTCACATACCTCGGGCTCGTGCAGGGCAGCGGCCTGCAGTCCGACTTCCATGTCCTGCCTCTGCTCGTCGCGTCGTTCGCTGTGACGAGGGCTGCCGCAGTCCCCGTCTGGCTGGCCGGCCCGGTCTCGGTGGGGTCGATCGTCGTGCTCGAGGCGGGGCTGGGCGGTTTCTCCGTCCTCCTGCAGGACGGGGATGTGCTCGCCGTCAGCACCCACCCGTCCCACGCGTTGCTGCTCGCCACCCTGGCGAGCGCGGCGACGGTGCTCGGCACCCTGTTCCAGCGGCTCGCGGCGACCAGCGCGTCCCTCGCCCAGCGCAACCTCGAGCTCGAGGCGCTGCAGGACCTGCGGGCGCGGGAGGCCGTGCGCTTCGAGCGCACCCGGATCGCCCGCGAGCTGCATGATGTCGTCGCACACCACGTGAGCGCGATCGTGGTGCGCGCGCAGGCGGCGGACCACGTCGGTGACACCGACCCCGAGGCGTACGCGACGCCGTGCGGTGGATCGCGCCGGCCGGTCGTGAGGCTCTCGACTCGATGCGTTCGGTGGTGCGGGTGCTGCGGGACGATCACGCCGGTGAGGTCGACATGACCCCCGCCGGTCTTGTCCGCCTGCTTGCGGACCAGACGACCCCGATGGCGCCGCAGCCGGGTCTTGCCGACCTGGCGGGTGTCGTCGAGCGGGTGCGCGGAGCGGGGCTGGAGGTCAACGCCGAGCTGCCTGCGGTGATGCCGGACTGCTCGTCGGCCGTCGGGCTGGCGGTGGTGCGTGTCGCGCAGGAGGCGCTGACGAACGTGCTGGTGCACTCGGGTGCCAGCGGCGCCGACCTCCGACTCTCGGCGCTCCCGGGGAGCCTGGTGCTGCAGGTGCGGGACCCCGGGCCGGCGCGGCAGGAGACCGGCGAGGTCCGACAGCGGCACGGTCTGCTGCACATGCGCGAGCGCGCCGCGGCGTGCGGCGGCACGGTCACCGCGGGTCGTGCCGACAACGGGGAGTGGGTCGTGATGATGAAGGTGCCGTACGCCGATGCATGAGGGGACCCCGATGACGGAACTGCCGCCGACCGGTGCGCCCACCGCCGTGCGCGTGCTGATCGCGGACGACCAGCCGATGATCCGACTGGGCCTGCGCATGATCGTCGACCACGAGCCGGACACCGAGACGGTGGGCGAGGTGGGCGACGGTGCCGCAGCGGTGGACCTTGCGCGCCGTGTGCGGCCGGACGTGGTGCTCATGGACATCCGCATGCCAGGGATCGACGGGGTCGAGGCGACCCGACTCATCCGCGCGGATCCAGAGCTCGAAGGGGTGCGGGTCGTCGCCTTGACCACCTTCGACGACGAGGAGTACGTCACAGGTGCGCTGCGCGCGGGAGCGGATGCGTTCCTGCTCAAGGACACCGACCCGGCGACGCTCATCGCCGCCGTGCACCGCGTCCACGCAGGAGGCAGCCTGCTCGACCCGGCAGTCACGGCGCTCGTGCTGGGGCAGTGGCGCAGCTGGGGGCGCGGGCAGCGCGGGAGCGAGCAGGTCCCCGCCGCCGTCGGCACGTTGACCCCGCGCGAGCTCGAGGTGCTGCTCGCCGTGGCACGTGGGGGCGCCAACGTCGACATCGCGACCGAGCTGGGGGTGTCGACCACGACGGTCAAGGCTCACGTGCACACGTTGCTGCGCAAGCTCGGGTGCACGGCGCGCGCGCAGCTGGTGGTGCTCGCCTACGAGTCGGGGCTCGTGGTGCCGCGGGAAGAGGCCTGAGAGACGGTCCGGCCACCCGGCGGAACGTCAGGCTCCGTTCGGACGATCGCGTCGGGCCGGCGCATCGTCCCCACGCGCGGGTGCCCTTGCTCGCACGCCGGCGGCACCGAGGGGTGGCAAGGCACTCGCCCGGGCCTTCTGGCATCGACGACCGCGATCGGGTCGAGGTGGTCGCGCCAGTGCGCGACCTTGTGTTCCGTGACGGTGACGACGGAGACGATGTGGTCTTCTTGTGCGGGTCCCACCAGTTCACCGGCGCCGAGCCAGGTCAGCAGGCCATCGTGGATCGCGTCCGGACGCCCGTTGCACGTGCTGGTCAACAACGCGGCGGTGCTGTTCAGGCCCGAGCCGCGCCTCGACGCCCGCGCGCGTCGTCAACGTGACCTCTGGCGCCGCCCGGTTCGGCGAGATCCGCTGGGCCGACCTCGACTTCGCGACCGGGTACCACCCTGCGGCGGCGTATGCGCAGTCCAAGCGGGCGAACACTCTGTTCACCGTCGAGCTCGACCGCCGCTACGCCGAGGACGGCATCCGGGCCTTCGCCGCACACCCCGGGGTTGCCCCAGCTACTACCGCGGTCGACCCTCCACGAGCCGTCCTGGGGAGGCGTGAAGTCGCCCCTGGCCGAACGTGGAGAGCCGGCGTCGTCCCACCAGTCCTCGCACCAGTGGAAGACGTTCCCCGCCATGTCGAGTGCGCCGTAAGGTGACGCGCCTGTCGG
It encodes:
- a CDS encoding formylglycine-generating enzyme family protein, encoding MRSVGESCGRSGTRKDGNHPRAPHARPDHARSFPCTSPVGSFPTGASPYGALDMAGNVFHWCEDWWDDAGSPRSARGDFTPPQDGSWRVDRGSSWGNPGVCGEGPDAVLGVAAVELDGEQSVRPLGLRIRRRRVVPGREVEVGPADLAEPGGARGHVDDARGRRGAARA
- a CDS encoding D-alanyl-D-alanine carboxypeptidase family protein — protein: MTTYINGSRASQVRRRRRSAAGFALLAVLAGGVGYFLWGPDTAAARGAVNGLATAGVPVSAAAPPSARPQPPVEDPTHQQETATRLDAELARRFAAAQRAAAADGVELTLTSGWRSAAEQQVLVDQSIAHYGSVTEAHRWALPPETSEHVKGLAIDVGPTAGALWLGTHAREFGLCRTYANEMWHFEKLADGASDCPDLHPDASWGW
- a CDS encoding sensor histidine kinase; amino-acid sequence: MTPAGLVRLLADQTTPMAPQPGLADLAGVVERVRGAGLEVNAELPAVMPDCSSAVGLAVVRVAQEALTNVLVHSGASGADLRLSALPGSLVLQVRDPGPARQETGEVRQRHGLLHMRERAAACGGTVTAGRADNGEWVVMMKVPYADA
- a CDS encoding response regulator transcription factor encodes the protein MTELPPTGAPTAVRVLIADDQPMIRLGLRMIVDHEPDTETVGEVGDGAAAVDLARRVRPDVVLMDIRMPGIDGVEATRLIRADPELEGVRVVALTTFDDEEYVTGALRAGADAFLLKDTDPATLIAAVHRVHAGGSLLDPAVTALVLGQWRSWGRGQRGSEQVPAAVGTLTPRELEVLLAVARGGANVDIATELGVSTTTVKAHVHTLLRKLGCTARAQLVVLAYESGLVVPREEA
- a CDS encoding sensor histidine kinase, whose translation is MATSADSRSVRQDVAVAVAVGALWFLTVSVASGWDYWHPLWITSYWWAGVWLVMTLTFRRLAPGVAFWATSVVYPVTYLGLVQGSGLQSDFHVLPLLVASFAVTRAAAVPVWLAGPVSVGSIVVLEAGLGGFSVLLQDGDVLAVSTHPSHALLLATLASAATVLGTLFQRLAATSASLAQRNLELEALQDLRAREAVRFERTRIARELHDVVAHHVSAIVVRAQAADHVGDTDPEAYATPCGGSRRPVVRLSTRCVRWCGCCGTITPVRST
- a CDS encoding ATP-binding protein, translating into MTQEDRRPEVVLLCGVAGSGKTTYSRALAAQGYVRLSVDEEIWERFGRFGIDYDSSTYETHSADATRSLDERLTELVAQGHDVVLDSSLWQRARRDECKHLVEHAGGRWRLVYLTADEAVLRERLSYGQGASTPTPPSPSPTSSSPTS